Proteins co-encoded in one Saprospira grandis genomic window:
- a CDS encoding (Fe-S)-binding protein has product MIGPILFALVLLGTAAFSYKKYSFVIRNIQLGKVDEEAKPSPERWRNTIMVALGQQKMFKRPLAAFLHLCVYVAFLVTQIELIEIVIDGLTGQHRLFWSWWEGSDFLRGFYTFLVSFIEVLSVLALVATFAFLSRRNLLKLPRFVKSEMNGWPKLDANLILFAEIILVFCIFLMNSTDMAIHHNEYGFLVSSLISPLWEGVSNETLHILERIGWWGHILMVFVFLGYLPYSKHLHIIFAFPNTFWARLNKKGEMANMKEVQEEVASMMDPNAAFDAPVSEEIPKFGVSDVFDLKRQQIMSAYTCTECGRCTSMCPANLTGKKLSPRKIMMDVRDRADEVGHNLDLNKTEFINEEQKSETSKLTAENYDDGKTLFDYISTEELRACTSCNACVEACPVLINPLDIIVELRRNLILEQSDSPEEWNGMFNTIENNGAPWAFSPDDRDKWAMEINNAE; this is encoded by the coding sequence ATGATAGGACCTATCCTTTTTGCCTTAGTATTGCTAGGGACGGCGGCCTTTTCCTACAAAAAATACAGCTTTGTGATTCGCAACATACAGCTGGGTAAAGTAGATGAGGAAGCCAAGCCTAGTCCGGAGCGTTGGCGCAATACCATTATGGTAGCTTTGGGCCAGCAAAAAATGTTTAAGCGGCCCTTGGCGGCCTTCTTACACCTTTGTGTATATGTAGCCTTCTTAGTTACGCAAATCGAGCTCATTGAGATTGTCATTGATGGCTTGACGGGGCAGCACCGTCTATTTTGGTCTTGGTGGGAAGGCAGCGACTTCCTTCGCGGCTTCTATACTTTTCTGGTGAGCTTCATTGAGGTATTGTCGGTATTAGCTTTGGTGGCTACCTTTGCCTTTTTATCTAGACGTAACTTGCTCAAGCTGCCTCGTTTTGTTAAGTCGGAGATGAATGGTTGGCCCAAATTGGATGCAAACCTCATTCTCTTTGCCGAGATCATCTTGGTGTTCTGCATCTTTTTGATGAACAGTACAGACATGGCCATTCATCATAACGAATATGGCTTTTTGGTCAGCAGCTTAATTTCTCCGCTTTGGGAGGGCGTAAGCAATGAGACCCTACATATTTTGGAGCGCATTGGTTGGTGGGGCCACATCTTGATGGTCTTTGTCTTTTTGGGTTACCTACCTTATTCTAAGCATTTGCACATCATCTTTGCCTTTCCCAATACCTTTTGGGCCAGATTGAACAAAAAGGGGGAGATGGCCAACATGAAAGAGGTTCAGGAAGAAGTAGCTTCTATGATGGACCCCAATGCTGCCTTTGATGCGCCAGTATCGGAGGAGATTCCCAAATTTGGGGTAAGTGATGTCTTTGACCTCAAGCGTCAGCAAATTATGAGTGCATATACTTGTACGGAATGTGGTCGATGCACTTCTATGTGTCCGGCCAACTTGACGGGCAAGAAATTATCGCCTCGTAAAATCATGATGGATGTTCGGGATCGTGCAGATGAGGTAGGGCATAATTTGGACCTCAACAAGACCGAGTTCATCAATGAGGAGCAGAAATCGGAAACCTCTAAATTGACGGCAGAGAACTACGATGATGGCAAAACGCTTTTTGACTACATCAGTACAGAAGAGCTGCGGGCATGTACCTCATGTAATGCTTGTGTAGAAGCTTGTCCGGTTTTGATTAACCCCTTAGATATTATTGTAGAGCTACGTCGCAACCTCATTTTGGAGCAATCTGATTCTCCGGAAGAGTGGAACGGTATGTTTAACACCATTGAAAACAATGGAGCGCCTTGGGCCTTTTCTCCTGATGATCGGGACAAATGGGCCATGGAGATCAACAATGCAGAATAA
- a CDS encoding S8 family serine peptidase, producing MKAIYFLIFLLPSGLYAQNTKLNIDLFRLWQEGGTQSVELIVQGEPQAIKKLAQQTDSQYKYGLNDLAALSIPLQKLPIWWEHPAIQGLQAQRLSPQYFFEQDSLMLANNNARAAHEGWGLPQSFEGEGVLVGIIDDGYEWQHPDFWQPNDSSSRFLSIWDQDYFSPNFFMGQYGYGSYWNKAQIDSGLIAQPPGEHGSHVLGTAAGNGLAAQKYKGIAPKAELLAVALSEDGQFLPRFVDAVHHIFQEAKRLGKACAINSSVGAYYGSHDGQDLYTAMIEAMLEEENGRALIQAGGNARQAKMHWQKAPADSGCLAFLPLNGQLFRSSAFIDTSDWSQLHWQFELKGSQGQRLVLSRPFSPADLPPHSPLPAQRIDTIYVGPQGPLILVQYLAEWQGCLEWSFQLQGNNLQNQQLFLHWSGAGKVDIWSHERNMGLSDIVLQANVPHYISPDNQQTLAAYWTCSPKVITVAAYQNRDQLHNYAGDTVSLAYAGFPIFGIADFSSLGPSRTGLQKPDLTAPGGQVLSAGSLAALQNARANNYPYLDQGGWHVSAKGTSMAAPMVTGAAALYFQCQPQADWAELKAALLQSAHKDAWVYSAGAPPNIDWGAGKLDVQALLQNCLKPGCLDSNALNFMPNAWVEDGSCYYPSSTDYLGEQGPKLWPNPFSAQLQIELPQAGQLCFYNVLGQEVARYILPAGPKTIPTEDWPKGSYFWKWENGQSGKLIKQ from the coding sequence ATGAAAGCCATCTATTTCCTTATTTTTCTGCTGCCTAGCGGCCTCTACGCTCAAAATACTAAGCTGAATATCGACCTTTTTCGCCTTTGGCAAGAGGGCGGAACGCAAAGCGTGGAGCTGATCGTTCAGGGCGAGCCGCAAGCGATAAAAAAACTGGCCCAACAAACCGATAGCCAGTATAAATATGGCCTAAATGATTTGGCCGCCCTCTCTATTCCCTTGCAAAAACTGCCCATTTGGTGGGAACATCCCGCTATTCAGGGCCTACAAGCCCAGCGCCTTAGCCCCCAATATTTTTTTGAACAAGATAGCCTGATGCTGGCCAATAATAACGCCCGAGCCGCTCATGAAGGCTGGGGTTTGCCCCAATCTTTTGAGGGCGAAGGCGTGCTTGTCGGTATTATTGACGACGGCTACGAATGGCAGCATCCCGACTTCTGGCAGCCCAATGATAGCAGTAGCCGATTTCTTAGCATCTGGGACCAAGACTATTTTTCGCCCAACTTTTTTATGGGCCAATATGGCTATGGCAGCTATTGGAATAAAGCCCAAATTGATTCGGGCCTGATCGCTCAGCCCCCAGGCGAACATGGCTCGCATGTGCTAGGCACCGCCGCCGGAAATGGACTGGCCGCCCAAAAATATAAGGGCATTGCCCCCAAAGCCGAGCTCTTGGCCGTGGCCCTAAGCGAAGATGGACAGTTTTTGCCCCGCTTTGTGGATGCCGTCCACCATATTTTTCAAGAAGCTAAGCGATTGGGAAAAGCCTGCGCCATTAACTCTAGTGTGGGGGCCTATTATGGCTCGCATGATGGCCAAGACTTGTATACGGCTATGATTGAAGCGATGCTAGAGGAGGAAAACGGCCGAGCATTGATTCAAGCAGGCGGCAATGCTCGGCAGGCAAAAATGCACTGGCAAAAGGCCCCAGCAGATAGCGGCTGTCTGGCCTTTTTGCCCCTCAATGGCCAACTATTTCGCAGCTCGGCCTTTATTGATACAAGCGACTGGTCGCAGCTACATTGGCAATTTGAGCTCAAGGGGAGTCAGGGGCAAAGGCTGGTTCTTAGTCGCCCCTTTTCCCCTGCCGACCTGCCGCCGCATAGCCCCCTACCCGCCCAAAGAATAGACACTATATATGTAGGTCCGCAAGGCCCCCTGATTTTAGTGCAATATTTGGCCGAATGGCAGGGCTGCCTAGAGTGGTCCTTTCAGTTGCAGGGAAACAATCTGCAAAATCAACAGCTTTTTTTGCATTGGAGCGGGGCAGGCAAGGTGGATATTTGGAGCCATGAGCGCAATATGGGCCTTTCTGATATTGTTCTGCAGGCCAATGTTCCTCATTATATTTCGCCCGACAACCAACAAACCCTAGCCGCTTATTGGACCTGCTCACCCAAGGTCATCACAGTGGCGGCCTACCAAAACCGAGACCAACTGCATAATTATGCTGGCGATACGGTGTCTTTGGCCTATGCAGGCTTTCCGATCTTTGGCATTGCCGATTTTTCTAGCCTCGGCCCTAGTCGAACGGGCCTACAAAAGCCCGATTTAACAGCCCCAGGGGGGCAGGTCCTTTCGGCAGGCAGTCTGGCCGCCCTACAAAATGCCAGAGCCAACAACTACCCTTATTTGGACCAAGGCGGCTGGCATGTTTCGGCCAAAGGGACCTCTATGGCGGCGCCTATGGTTACGGGGGCCGCTGCCCTCTATTTTCAATGCCAACCCCAGGCCGATTGGGCCGAGCTCAAGGCCGCCCTGCTACAATCGGCCCACAAAGATGCTTGGGTATATAGCGCTGGCGCTCCGCCCAATATAGATTGGGGAGCGGGCAAACTAGATGTGCAGGCGCTTTTGCAAAACTGCCTAAAGCCCGGCTGTCTAGACAGCAACGCCCTCAACTTTATGCCCAACGCTTGGGTAGAAGATGGCTCTTGCTACTACCCTAGTTCCACAGATTACTTGGGCGAACAAGGGCCAAAGCTCTGGCCCAATCCCTTTAGCGCCCAACTGCAAATAGAATTGCCTCAGGCGGGCCAGCTTTGCTTTTATAATGTGTTGGGCCAAGAAGTGGCTCGCTATATTTTGCCTGCTGGCCCAAAAACAATTCCTACCGAAGATTGGCCCAAGGGCAGCTACTTCTGGAAATGGGAAAATGGACAGAGCGGAAAGCTCATTAAGCAATAA
- a CDS encoding alanine racemase produces MAFITLDSQKLAENYQRLDELFQEKNIQWAVVSKMLCGHRLYLEELIKLGAKQLCDSRLSNLKMIKSISEEVETIYIKPPPQEIIPEIVQYADISFNTEIESIRLLSEEAARQNKLHKVIIMIEMGELREGVMREEFMDFYEQVFKLPNIQVVGIGTNLTCMYGVLPSQDKLIQLCLYEQLVEAKFNREIPLVSGGSSVTIPLIFQNLLPEGINHFRVGETLYLGTDVYNNRTYERMHQDVFKLYAQIIELNEKPLVPDGNMGLNLKGEAVTFKDELRQKTAVRAIIDLGLLDVDEAHLQLADPKQKMLGASSDMVVIDLGSNEEGLGVGDLIEFKLDYMAILRIMNSKYIEKRLAPA; encoded by the coding sequence ATGGCATTTATCACCTTAGATAGTCAAAAACTAGCCGAAAATTACCAACGCTTAGACGAGCTTTTTCAAGAAAAAAATATCCAATGGGCCGTGGTCTCTAAAATGCTTTGTGGACACCGCCTCTACCTAGAGGAACTCATTAAATTAGGCGCCAAACAACTTTGCGACTCCCGCCTGAGCAACCTCAAAATGATCAAATCTATCTCGGAAGAGGTGGAGACGATCTATATTAAGCCGCCCCCCCAAGAAATTATTCCCGAAATTGTCCAATATGCCGATATCTCTTTTAATACGGAGATCGAAAGCATCCGCCTGCTCTCCGAAGAGGCCGCCCGCCAAAATAAATTGCATAAAGTGATTATTATGATCGAAATGGGCGAGCTGCGAGAAGGCGTAATGCGAGAGGAATTTATGGACTTTTATGAGCAGGTCTTCAAATTGCCCAATATTCAAGTGGTGGGTATCGGAACTAACCTGACTTGTATGTATGGCGTTTTGCCCAGCCAAGATAAATTGATCCAACTTTGCCTCTATGAACAACTGGTAGAGGCCAAATTTAACCGAGAAATTCCGCTGGTGTCTGGCGGCTCCTCTGTGACGATCCCCCTCATTTTTCAGAATCTATTGCCCGAGGGAATCAATCACTTTAGAGTAGGAGAGACCCTTTATTTAGGGACCGATGTCTATAATAATCGGACCTACGAACGGATGCACCAAGATGTCTTTAAGCTTTATGCCCAAATCATCGAGCTGAACGAAAAACCCCTGGTGCCCGATGGCAATATGGGCCTTAATCTTAAGGGCGAAGCCGTGACTTTTAAAGATGAACTTCGACAAAAAACGGCGGTCCGCGCCATTATCGACCTCGGCCTGCTGGATGTAGATGAAGCCCATCTGCAATTGGCCGACCCCAAACAGAAAATGCTGGGCGCCTCCTCCGATATGGTGGTTATCGACCTAGGAAGTAATGAGGAAGGACTGGGCGTTGGCGACCTGATCGAGTTTAAACTCGATTATATGGCGATCCTCCGCATCATGAATTCTAAATATATTGAAAAACGCTTGGCCCCCGCCTAA
- a CDS encoding GNAT family N-acetyltransferase produces the protein MATIKSYSPENQPTETEKEEIANFLFKHLEQYGDPKEQILAAMDYSLGQTKQAAGGQIFSIYHQGQLAGATVLNRTGMTGYIPENILVYIAVDAQFRGKGLGKQLMQAAIEQTPGDIALHVEKDNPAKQLYEKLGFTNPYLEMRLKK, from the coding sequence ATGGCAACGATCAAATCTTACTCTCCTGAAAATCAGCCAACTGAAACAGAGAAAGAAGAAATAGCCAACTTTTTATTTAAACATCTAGAACAATACGGAGACCCCAAAGAGCAAATTCTTGCCGCTATGGACTACTCCCTGGGCCAGACAAAACAAGCCGCTGGAGGCCAGATTTTTAGCATCTATCATCAAGGACAATTGGCCGGCGCTACTGTACTTAACCGCACAGGCATGACGGGCTATATCCCCGAAAATATCCTGGTCTATATTGCCGTAGATGCGCAATTTAGAGGAAAAGGCCTAGGAAAACAACTAATGCAGGCAGCAATTGAGCAAACCCCCGGAGATATCGCCCTGCATGTAGAAAAAGATAATCCCGCTAAGCAGCTTTATGAAAAATTAGGATTTACTAATCCTTATCTCGAAATGCGACTGAAAAAATAA
- a CDS encoding Smr/MutS family protein: MKAGEIIRFIYSGQRAEILEDYLDGSYRVWLLEEDEESIAFGDDVVPEAHYTGPQISDIQREFGKKKPKKAPKGLSTEELFYTKEEIDARKAGRPLPKKEAPIPVYQAPKIEGKAAENKGVYLAFYPYAQGQYSIYLVNDTPYGFNFEFELRILQERAQELKQHIGPHDYFPIAEFAHANLNDSPQLILRLPIFELEHSFKLKYKKWIKLQQAIPLLGLELEGYPCFSLAELEARKAQPKTNLKKYTLAQRKKQMHKEIHRRYYNKQDAQRLAHFESCLDLHIELIFPEDYKDLQPFECLEFQIEALEDYLNQALEIGFSGQLEIIHGVGKGRLMKETHRRLDLLKRKKMIRGYQCEGGNTFVKF; the protein is encoded by the coding sequence ATGAAAGCAGGAGAAATTATACGATTTATCTATTCGGGTCAGCGGGCCGAGATTTTGGAAGATTATTTAGATGGCAGCTACCGGGTGTGGTTGTTGGAGGAAGATGAGGAGAGCATTGCCTTTGGGGATGATGTGGTGCCGGAGGCCCATTATACGGGCCCGCAGATTTCTGATATTCAGCGGGAGTTTGGCAAAAAGAAGCCCAAAAAAGCGCCTAAGGGCTTATCTACGGAAGAGTTATTTTATACTAAGGAAGAGATAGATGCGCGGAAAGCGGGTCGGCCATTGCCAAAAAAAGAGGCTCCTATTCCGGTTTATCAGGCCCCAAAAATTGAGGGCAAGGCGGCAGAGAACAAGGGCGTTTATTTAGCCTTTTACCCTTATGCGCAGGGGCAGTACAGCATCTATTTGGTCAATGATACGCCCTATGGATTTAACTTTGAGTTTGAGTTGCGGATTTTGCAGGAGCGGGCGCAGGAGCTCAAGCAGCATATTGGGCCACATGACTACTTTCCAATTGCGGAATTTGCGCATGCCAACTTGAATGATTCGCCTCAGCTTATTTTGCGTTTGCCTATATTTGAGTTGGAGCACAGCTTTAAGCTCAAGTACAAAAAATGGATCAAATTGCAGCAGGCCATTCCCTTATTGGGTTTGGAGCTAGAGGGCTATCCTTGCTTTAGTTTGGCAGAATTGGAGGCTCGCAAGGCGCAGCCCAAAACCAACTTAAAAAAGTACACCTTGGCGCAGCGCAAAAAGCAGATGCACAAGGAAATTCATCGCAGGTATTACAACAAGCAAGATGCGCAGCGACTGGCTCATTTTGAGTCTTGTTTAGATTTGCACATTGAGCTCATTTTTCCGGAAGACTACAAAGACCTACAGCCCTTTGAGTGTTTAGAATTTCAGATAGAAGCCTTAGAAGACTACCTCAATCAGGCCTTAGAGATTGGCTTTTCGGGGCAGTTAGAGATCATACATGGTGTGGGCAAAGGTCGTTTGATGAAAGAAACGCATCGGCGTTTGGACCTTTTGAAGCGCAAAAAGATGATTCGGGGCTATCAGTGCGAGGGGGGCAACACCTTTGTAAAATTCTAG
- the rpmI gene encoding 50S ribosomal protein L35: MPKVKTHSGAKKRFSVTGSGKIKRRRSGKSHILTKMSKKRKLRLRHAGLCAPGDAKRVKKMLNI; encoded by the coding sequence ATGCCTAAAGTAAAAACGCATTCAGGTGCTAAAAAACGCTTTTCGGTGACGGGTAGCGGCAAGATCAAGCGTCGTCGTAGTGGAAAAAGCCACATTTTGACAAAAATGTCAAAGAAGCGTAAGCTTCGTCTACGTCACGCAGGTCTTTGTGCTCCTGGCGATGCCAAGCGCGTGAAGAAGATGCTTAACATCTAG
- the rplT gene encoding 50S ribosomal protein L20 encodes MPRSVNSVASRRRKKKILKQARGYFGARSKVYTVAKNAVEKGMQYAYIGRKLKKRSYRALWIQRINAAVRQEGLSYSRFMHLLSQSGIELNRKVLADLAMNEPAAFKAIVNAVKK; translated from the coding sequence ATGCCACGTTCGGTAAATTCTGTAGCTTCAAGAAGAAGAAAGAAGAAAATTTTGAAGCAGGCCCGCGGTTACTTTGGAGCGAGATCTAAAGTTTATACCGTTGCCAAAAATGCGGTTGAGAAAGGTATGCAGTATGCATACATCGGCCGTAAATTGAAAAAGCGCAGCTATCGTGCTCTTTGGATTCAGCGTATCAACGCTGCTGTTCGTCAAGAGGGCCTCAGCTACTCTCGCTTTATGCACCTTTTGTCTCAGAGCGGTATCGAGCTCAACCGTAAAGTGTTGGCCGATCTAGCGATGAACGAGCCTGCTGCTTTCAAAGCTATCGTGAATGCGGTAAAGAAATAG
- a CDS encoding GYDIA family GHMP kinase, which produces MIFSQHAKGKLLLTAEYFVTEGATALALPTKKGQSMQVEKGEKAGQLHWRSLEENGHCWLEIWVSLSDLELIKFEGEAEEAERLLILLQIAQEHNPNFLADGQGLEVTTKLEFPRDWGLGSSSTLVSLLADWAQVDAHQLLAESFGGSGYDLAAAKAQGPILYRLFNGQPQAHPAPFAPKFKDQLYFVHLNKKQSSREALVHYKVKPAEEREAPIPRISQITHNVAQYCKDLEDFEELLEEHQALLQPILGQEGPKAQFFEDFWGTVKPLGAWGGDFVLVSSQRSEAETKAYFAKKGFEQFIRYEDMVLS; this is translated from the coding sequence ATGATTTTTTCACAACATGCCAAAGGCAAGCTCTTGCTTACGGCCGAGTATTTTGTGACCGAGGGCGCTACCGCTCTGGCATTGCCCACCAAAAAGGGCCAAAGTATGCAGGTTGAAAAAGGCGAAAAGGCCGGCCAATTGCATTGGCGCAGCCTAGAAGAAAATGGCCATTGCTGGCTAGAGATTTGGGTCAGCCTATCCGATTTGGAACTGATTAAGTTTGAAGGCGAGGCCGAAGAGGCCGAACGCCTGCTCATCTTGCTCCAAATTGCTCAAGAACATAATCCAAACTTTTTAGCAGATGGCCAAGGACTAGAAGTAACCACAAAACTAGAGTTTCCTAGAGATTGGGGACTAGGCTCTTCTTCTACCTTAGTCAGTTTATTAGCCGATTGGGCGCAGGTAGATGCCCACCAACTTCTGGCCGAAAGCTTTGGCGGCTCAGGCTATGATTTGGCCGCAGCCAAGGCCCAGGGACCTATTCTCTACCGTTTGTTTAATGGACAACCACAGGCTCATCCCGCTCCCTTTGCCCCGAAGTTTAAAGATCAGCTTTATTTTGTGCACCTCAATAAGAAGCAGAGCAGCCGCGAAGCTTTGGTCCACTATAAAGTAAAGCCCGCAGAAGAAAGAGAAGCCCCCATTCCCAGAATTAGCCAGATTACGCATAATGTGGCCCAATACTGTAAGGATTTGGAAGATTTTGAGGAGTTGCTCGAAGAACATCAGGCCCTTTTGCAACCCATCCTGGGCCAAGAAGGACCCAAAGCCCAGTTCTTTGAGGATTTCTGGGGAACCGTTAAACCCCTAGGCGCCTGGGGCGGCGATTTCGTCCTCGTCAGTAGCCAACGCAGCGAAGCCGAAACCAAAGCCTATTTTGCCAAAAAAGGCTTTGAGCAGTTTATCCGCTATGAGGATATGGTGCTGAGCTAA
- a CDS encoding septum formation inhibitor Maf: MRQFSVLAVFLLSSCLGFAFLAGPNWQPSKEFKAYWLTGKREVNHYDLVQELDGQKYEGQTQLIFKAEYFSRSKQHEVQAEDEGAIPVLELNQLRSFKEGEYRLMQSVFRPIDLVAEPFCYKVSNSLQNWEGHRFDQINLRAYNYRQQQFSYATKEGDQQRDLPKVLLQDELFALIRISPEKLPLGRFEFLPSSLLSQLYHSLLVPKTAEASLSEEGELASYQLTYAQGKGSLKIQFETKFPHSIRSWEEQYYSRGQSYYSKAELKTEK; the protein is encoded by the coding sequence ATGAGACAGTTTTCCGTTTTAGCCGTTTTCTTATTATCTAGTTGTTTGGGCTTTGCCTTTTTGGCTGGGCCTAATTGGCAGCCGTCTAAAGAATTTAAGGCTTATTGGTTAACAGGCAAACGGGAGGTCAATCATTATGATTTGGTCCAGGAGCTAGATGGGCAAAAATATGAAGGCCAAACCCAGCTTATTTTCAAGGCGGAGTATTTTTCTCGCTCCAAACAACATGAAGTGCAGGCCGAGGATGAGGGAGCCATCCCCGTTTTGGAGCTCAATCAATTGCGGAGTTTTAAGGAGGGGGAATATCGTTTGATGCAGTCTGTTTTTCGCCCCATTGATTTGGTGGCAGAGCCTTTTTGTTATAAAGTGAGCAATAGCTTACAAAACTGGGAGGGACATCGTTTTGACCAGATTAACCTCAGGGCCTATAACTACCGGCAGCAGCAGTTTTCTTATGCGACTAAGGAGGGCGATCAGCAGCGAGATCTCCCTAAAGTGCTTTTGCAAGATGAGTTGTTTGCGCTCATTCGCATTTCTCCAGAAAAGCTGCCTTTGGGCCGCTTTGAGTTTTTGCCATCTAGTTTGTTGTCACAATTGTATCATAGCCTTTTGGTCCCTAAAACGGCAGAGGCAAGCCTCAGCGAAGAAGGAGAACTGGCCAGCTATCAGCTGACTTATGCGCAGGGAAAAGGCAGCCTGAAAATTCAGTTTGAAACCAAATTCCCGCATTCTATCCGCTCTTGGGAAGAGCAGTATTATAGTAGAGGCCAAAGCTATTATAGCAAGGCCGAATTGAAGACAGAAAAATAG